The Lycium barbarum isolate Lr01 chromosome 4, ASM1917538v2, whole genome shotgun sequence nucleotide sequence ATTATGTCTGCATAGCATGGTGCCATTCAGGAAATTTGGAGGCTTGGTGATAGGTTGTAGGTTCGGGAATGTGAGAGGGATCAGGAGGAAGAGAATGGCGAGATGTTATAAGAGCTTTTGGTTTCAATGAATTAGTTTTACTTCGAACAACCATGGGATGGCGAGAGGTGTCTGAGGAGCGAAAATAGGAAGGAGCTGTGGTCGGGTAAGAGGAACCAGTGGATGATGGTAGATGTTCAAGTGGGTTAGTAGATGGTAAAGGATCTATTTGTGGAGGGGTTGTAGGGGATGTAGTAGAGGGTAAGTTTGTATGATTAGTATGCTCGGATGAGGGGATAGATGATGCTCAGAGAAGGAGCAGAGCCAAAGTGAGTGTTAACAGTGGTAGAGCGAAGTTCTTCGGCTAAACGTTCCTCTTCTTGAAGGAGGAGTCCAAACAGTTCTTCCGGAGTGATAGGACCGGAACGCATATTGAATGCAGCCTTGAAAATGCTAAATGAAGAATCAAGGCCATTATGAACAAATGAGATGAAGTCATCATCTTGTACAAAGTACAAGCTTTCTACTAGAGAGTCAGCAATTGCGCGCTTCTTCTCAAAGTACTCAGTGATGGAAAGATTGCCTTTAGGAAGGTTTTGAAGTTGGGATTTTAGTTGCATAAGTCGGGCGCGTGTCTGTGACTGAAACATGCGCTCGATTTTGGTCCAAGCATCATAGGAAGAGGTGGCTCGAGTTAGGTGACCAAGAAGAGGATCAGAAATTATTTGACGAAGCCAAACGAGAATAAGAAGATCGCTACGTCGCCATTCCTCGTAGGCAGAGTTAGAAGTAACTACTGATTctgcttgggggggggggggggggggagagaggaATCTGTATTAGAGGGTGGATTTGTAGCGGTAGTGATTGAAGTAGAAGTGACAGTAATGGTTTCTGGAGGAGGATTATAACCGAGAACAAAGGAATCAAGCGAAAATGCTTTGAGTATGTCCAAGGTATTTTCTTTCCAAAGACAATAGTTGTTTCGGTCAAGTTTGAGAGAAAGATTTGGTAGTTGAATAGTGGTGGAAGAACTGGACTGTTTTGCAAGGGACACAGCAGGTTGTTGGAATTTTGAGAAGTGGCCATAGGATCGATGGGTAAATCTGATACCATATGAAGATTAAGAATGAGAAAGAGTTTGGGAAAATAAGAGTAGATTTTGCTTCTGCTATTCTTATTCTAGTTTATATAGATTGTGTACATCTTTGaagataaatataaaattttgAAATCCTTATCTAATACCTATTCTAAAGGAAGAGTAATCCTTTTGTTACAATGGATAAGCTACAACAATAGAGTTCTAGATAGACTACAATTTGAATTCAAAACAGATGATACACTCTAATAAACACTAATAAGttttgtatatacatataatataattAATTAGTAATTTGGGTTATTAGATAAACCCTCGGCCTTCCAGTTATTTGACCAAATTTAATAGCTTTAGTCTAGATTCTGTAGTTATATTAAAAATTCATTAGATATgttaaaattattaatttagaatttAATAACTTTAACGGATTAGAATTTTGAATCTATAAGCTTCAaatcttagatttttttttttttttttttgactccaAACAATATATTTCATCACTAGTGAAATTGTGTATATTTGCACAAATCGGTgctgtataaatatatatacacacaaaactATAGTATGTATCTAATTTCTACTTCTAGCTAAGATATAACAAAAAGACCAGCTAAACTGGTGGTTAGTAGCCTTTTCATGAAACTAAAGGTTGTAGTTTCCATTGGCAAGACGCAATTTTGTTGCATCGTTTGATAAATAAGGAGAGCCATGAGGAGGATCAATAATTTCATCTAGCTCTTCAACTTCAATTGTCTCTTTTTGGGCAATTGGATCATCTTTTGCAGCCTTTCTTTTGATTCGGCAAAGTACGTAATTATCTTTGTTATAACTACGAGAACGTTGACGCAAGTAGCTCTTGACAGTTTCACAAAGTGAATATTCCTTCATTAGCCACTGTCCATCTTGTGGTGAACCTGAATTTTGGTACCTTAAACTTCTTTTGTATCCCAAAAGTGAACCTCTTTCACTACACACTTTTTTCCCTTTGTCTTGTGATTTCCATGAACCTTTTCCAACACTTCTaacataccttgtattttctgacttttttttcttcaactcaGTGAAAAAATACAAAGTCTTCTCTTTTTTACCATTAAAAATAACCCATGGCTCTTTAGAATAAGGATCTTCGTATTTAATTGGAACAAAATTAGAATAAGGTATTCCTAACACATGGAGTAAAAGATATTTCATCAATTCTCCATCTGTTGGGTGAAATCGAAATCCATCTGCTTTTTGTGCAGAATTTTTACTGCATGAGGTTTTTTCGTCTGAGATGGTGAACATAATTAGTGGGTGCGAGGTTGTCGGAAGGGATAATGCACTTTATTTTTGTCGGTATTTTTGTTGGTTCAAATCTTAGATCCATCTCTGTATTAAACCTGTTAACTTGCTTAGTAATTTAATTTGTTATAAACTTCTTTGCATGCCTCTATATAAAGTAGAATTTGTAACAAATGTGGTGCAGTTCATTCCTCATGTGTAATAAGATATATGTTTAGATTCCTCATGTATACAAATTAAATCTGGTACATCATATTAATGTGATTATAGAATTTACATGTTGACTTGAGTACAAACTTATGAATTTGAGTGCAAGCTCATCAGAAATTAACTTAATAGCAAATTAAAGATAACCCAAAGCATCCAATGCATCTTTAATTTAAAACAATGAATTGAGCTCAAAATCTGTATAAACCCTTTGAATACCTTTAAAAATAGATGATGAATGTTGCATATTCTAAATATATATGTTCGAACAATTCAGTAATGCAGTTATATATCACAATTTGATACATAAAAGTTTTAGAGCTAAAAGAGTTATTTGATGATATACAACAAATGTGATATTTAGCTACGAAATTATTAGCCAATATAAAATTCGACACTAATTGTTCACTTTTTGTGACAAAAAATACATTTTGTGATTAAATATATCAGCCACATACTTTTAGTGACAAAACACTGAATTTCGTAGCAAAGTTTTGTCCACTAAGTTTCCCACCAAAAAATCAGTTGGCGCCATTTATTGAGTTAAATTAGCCACGAATTTTGTGTTTTCAGTGACAAATTATTTTGTCAATAATAATGTACCCAATTTGTGACAAATCATTATGTGTCTTAAAATTAGTTAAATTTTGAACACGAAAAGAATCTCGTCACAAAAATTATGCTTTTATAATAGCGACAAATTAGAGTTTTTAGTTAAGTGTTGTAAGATATAACTACAAAGTTTTATGTTTAATTGTGACATTAATTTTTGTCACTAATAATGTAAACAATTAGTGACGAACAATTTATTGTCTTTAATCAGCATGTGACTTAGTGACAACAATGTTTTGTCACAAAATATGCAATGTTTTAAATAACGACGATTTTAAATTTGTAGTTGAATGATTTAACTATTGATGACGAAAAGAATTCGTAGCTAAATATAAATGATCTTTTTCTACGATTATTTATGGTGATAAGTTATCGATGCTCGAGTGTCTACTGATAGCAAATATTTACGAAAAGGCTATGATACTTATGAAAAAAGCAAAGCGGGCGAAGGAATAAGGAAGGACATGATGTTTcaagaatttatcaaaatttggGAATTTAAAATATGGTTATAATCATATTTaaatcggaaaagggccaaatatacccccgtACTAttaaaaaagggtcaaatattaCCCTtaattatactttgggtccaaatatttCCCTGCCGTTATATATTGGGTCTAAATATACTCCTCCTCTGTTAACGTTGTCCGAGGTGGACATCCAATCTTACGTGTCAATGACATTTGATGAGttggatgccacgtggcatgccacctcagcaCCTCTAACTCATTTGCCCCGTCCTCTATTtattcttccaccactaaaatgTCCTTCCTCTCCACCACCATTACCATTTGTTACTCTTTCGAAGCTCGAATCCCCCGACAACATAATACCCAACAATCTTTAGCTAAAAACAACTTCAATTTCGTAAGAATTCAAATATGATATCTAACGCTTTCGGCACCCATCTTCTCCTTAGTGGTTCAGCTTCAACTCCTGATATTTCTGGGATGGGATGGCATTTTATCCAACTAATTTCATTAAACCATCATTGAAGTTATTTTTGCTTAGCTTGGCTTGATTGGtccaaaaattaaagattagtGCCACTAAATTTCATGTTCTAACGTTTTGATAACCTGGTGCATAATTGGAAGGACATTTTTTTTTCAGAGCTCTAATTGGTGGCGGTTATGGTAGTGATGGTGTGGAGAGGAAGAAAATTTTAGTGGGGGAAGAACAAACAGAGGGGAAGGGTAAAATGGGTTTGGGGTGCTGAGGTGGCGTATCACATGGCATCCACCTTGTCAAGTGTCATTGCCATgtaggattggatgtccaccttagacaactttaacggaggagaggtatatttagacccaaagtttaacagtaggggtatatttggacccaaaatataacgaagggtatatttgacacTTTTCCATATTTAAATTGTGGCCACTTTATTGCAATTTTAAAATCAATTTCAAATATAATTTGAAATTTAACCAAATTAAAGTAGAATTGAGATAAATTAATTATTCCATTAATTGTTTAAGCTTCTTGATCTTCAACAATATCCACAATTAACAGCCTTCGTGAGATCAGAGGAGCATATATCGACCCCAATAAGTAGCTTCATTTAACAGACTAGTTGAATACCTACAAGTTAGCCGGTGAACACCAAGCACCCCCACAACTATAAATACAAGACAAACAATCGGTTAGAGAGGCATCAAACACTATCATACAGGACATAAAACAACACATTTAACTACATTTTTCTTTACTGGTCTTACGCTTGTACTTTTACAAAATAGCActatgtttttttcttttaactTGCTCTGAAGGACTAGCTAGTCAACATATTTGGCTACATTACATACACGGTCCTGTCTATCTTATTCTTGCATCACAAGGACGCTATACTATTCTATATGTAGTTAGTTATCAATAATACAAATATGCTTTATTATTCCTTTTACTTTAATATTCGCCATTTTAATGTCGTTCTTTACGTTTCCTACATCATTATTAGCTTTAATCCATAATTGATCATGGAGTGATTTTTACTCTTTATAATTTGATGCCAATCGTGGGTCCATAACGATGATTTCCGCATTATCTCGCGAATCTATTACTTAAATAATTTTCAGCATCGAAATAGAGGATTCTCAAGATCCACCACGAATTTCAACATTCCTTTAGCAATTGTCTATTGTATATTTTACCAATAGATTAAAAAATTGTTGATAAATTGTGCCCAATGTTGAGGCCACTACCAGAGTAAAAACAAAACGAGTGGACGGGTTGGGATTGCAGGATTTGTACAGTGACACAGAGCAAAATCATAACATCTATTGTTGATCATGGTCGTGCTAGAACTGTGGTGCCATCAAGACATAAATAATTAGGCCGTGACATCTAAAGACCTAAAACATTCTTTGAATACTGAACATGTGACCTTAGATATCATATATCATAACTTTAAACGAGGACATCTATAGATACTAATATAAACTCAGTCCATCATATGTATAATATGAGGTCAATCTAGATATTGACTAGACTAAATAAGTCACAATACCATGTTTGTATCTTTTATTTTACTTAAATGATTTATTTTATACACCAGAGAGGCCACACCGACCTCTTCCcgtatatcttcattcctaatcctatcccTCCTAGTATGACCACACATTCATCTGAGCATTCGCATCTCTGCTATCtttatcttctgaacgtgaacgttcttgactggccaacattcTGCCCCATGTAACAAtattggtctaaccaccactttctAGAACACAATCATATATGCAGACATGGAGCTGTTTTTTGCAAAACCAATTTGGGAtagttctaattttttttttaattaactacTTATTCGCGATACAAATTCCTTAGTCCGCTTGATACTATTGCAGTATTATTTTTAGTAATATAAAGCATAATATCTATACATGTAATATTACTCTCTTTTATCGCCTCACGAAAGGCAAATTGACTatttttttaagttaaattaaattaaattaattcaaTGTTTCAAAGTTAAAATTCAAATATTTAAAGTTAtacaaaaaatattataaattgcATTTCTTCTCATGTCAAAATGATAGAAAAATTTATTTTATAATATCAATTAAAGTTTGAGTTTGAATCTCAAAAATAAAAGAGCGCCACATAAAAAATAGGGAGTTTTAATTCCTACAAAAATCCAATCAATGAGTAAAGACCCATCACGTATGCCCAGGTACAATGATTACACGTACGTTCAGCATATGTGCTGTTTAATTATTCTTTACAGCTGTCCTTTTGCAAATCTATTTCACGTCCTTTGGACTGTTCTCGAGAGCATGTAAACGAAGACAGGAAACATCCATCTAGATGATCCAAAAGTAGGGTTCTTATAAAATTAATTGGCTATTTACAATAATTTAATACTAACCACAGTTGTGATTTTATGCATGTTAAGAAATAGAAGATCTATTCAAATCGCCAGTTCATGCCTAACTGCTGTTTAAGTACGGCGCAGCTCGTAAACCCAACATAATATACTGCATAATATGATGAAATAGTAAATTCACGTATTAAacagttttaatttatttttaatgttTGGTTAGTCATGAGTAAATagtatttttcaaaaatattttttagtatTTGGCTAGTGAGCAAAATATATTGCACTATTTGATATTAAGGAGAAAAACAATTCCCCTAACAATATCATAAAAATATCCTCCATTCTTGTTAAGAAAAGGCActatatatttttttccttttattataGTGTACCAGTTACATGAGACTCGTGCTAAGTCCGGGGTCAAACCCAATGTATACAAattataatattttaattaaagaagtataatttttataatattttaattataaagtaTAATTTGTATCATATATTCTTATTCCATAATTAATACttcctccggatcaaaaggagtgtccacttagcctttttttcttgagtaaaaaaaagtgtccacttatcaaatcaagaaagaattaaccttattttttcagatttgtcactattaagtgttatgtgatcaaatcccaatacctatttaattaggggcagtttagtcaaattatctagttttgtctagaagttagtattttcttaaggggtctGAAAATaattaagtggacactcttttttatccggatGAAGTATAATTCAGTGACACGTTAAACATGTATTTGGTAAGTCTTCATAAGTATTAAAGTTTTTTAGTCACTTAATCAGataatttctaaataaaaaatTGTTTGTGAGGAAAGAGGTTTGGCAGGAGAATTAGCAAATACCAAAAAGATACAAATGACTCGACATTCTGTAAAGTAATATGATTTAaaatatattatataaaataGTTACAACTTACTGAaaacataaattgaaataaaagaAATGTAACATTTTTATGGATTTATGAGCATATAATTTCCTTATTTATAGATAGaaatagttcttttttttttaatatttagtaAGTTCTAATTTCACTCATGATATATCATTTGGGAAGAGTTTATGCTAGTTAAAGTGATGATTTAAGCTTTCAAATTTTAATCAAATTTACACTCaaaaaactaaaattttcacataaattaaaacagaagAGCAATTAGTAAGATCTAATAAATGCTCTAGTTGAATACGAAAATGTGGCTCCAAAGTTGCCTAAATTTTACCAAAATGTATAAAGACATATAATGTAAAGTGTAATTCAATACTCCCTCCGATCCATATTATAGGGTATTTTTAGCTTTGACACTTCTTCTTAAGAAATAACTTACTCCTAGAAAGAAAAATGTATTTTCACTAAATTACCCTTAATTAAATAGTATCAATTTAAGAAAACTACTAATagcttcttgattatgtaaaaaattatttattttctattaaatgtaaaaattaaaaTACCATATAATATGAACTAGAGAGTTTAAGGGAAAGAAAAGATTCACAAAATTTACTCCTTCCGTcgcaatttatgtggcacctttcAGATTTCGAAATTCAAACAAATCTTTCTTTGATCGTAATTTTTTCACATATGTTTTAAGTATTTTGAACTGTCAATTGTTATgtcttatagtactttttacttAGTTTCTGAATATGTAAAATTTATCtcaaaaaatttaaagatcatATGTCTGAATTCACAatcaaaattaaattatttgacTCTCAAAATTTGAATTATAGCACATAAATTGATACCAAGGAgtacaacaatatcaacatacaCTAATAATAAAGGTCCACGTACGAATGAAgctaaaaaaaaagaatgagTGCAAAATTTGAAATAGACAAGAAAGGAAGTCACGTGTAGCTAATGTCAATTTATcaaaaggcttaatgcatatgcgccCCCTAAACTTGcacttttttttcattttggcacttCAACTAAACGGTGTTCCTATTGAATTCCTGAACttgtcctcaagtgtgtctatcaaacacaatccaactTACATAGCATATATgatgagtttcattttttctagCCTTGCGCGTGAATGTCAATCGCATCATACGTGgaaaattcaaccaattaaaatacctcacccattttaattatacacatcagatATTAAGTCTCCTAAAAATCCTTTTTAATTATTTCCCATATTATTCTCACGTTACCTTTGCTCATCTTTTAAAATTCTCACATGATTTTGCTGCCGTGTGTTTTATATAGGCACACCAAAAGCTGAAATTTTTTCTAGCCACAAAAGTACCTTTTGTTTCTGGCCCTAAAAGTAACCTTTTTTTTCTCAATAACGCTTCCATTAGTTATCTTTTGGCTTGTGATTTTTGTTAAAAGCAAAAATTGAAAAGGAGAATAATATGGGAGATAATTGAAAAGGATTTTTACGAGGCTTAATAtctaatgtgtataattaaaatgggtggggggagggggggggggtttaatTGGTTGAATTTTACACGTAGGATGAGATTGACATTCACGCGCAAGAGAAAAAAAACTCATCATATATGCTATATAAGTCGAATTGTGTTTgatagtgtcacaccccaaccttggtgaggcgtgattggcacccgacaccctACTGAGGCCGAGCAAACCAAACTGTACTTGCGTCATCTATGTCTCATATGGCAAAAAAGGCCAAGAAGGtcaactatgaatataatatcatgcacaTGTATATGTACAATGGGCCTGCGACGTCAACATGTCCACTAACAAAACATAACTGAGTTGTACACAagaatctgtctgcaaagcctctaagaacatgactgaagtacataagttaggacagggcccccgacatacccttaacacaaaatacatatacaacctAGATTCGGCAATGCTCCAAGAAGAAGTGGAGCCGACCAATCAAAACtagtacctgaaagcagcctactgtggaagatcctcgtcccgtctatctacacctgcgggcatgaacgcagcgtccataaaataaaggacgtcagtacgaataatgtgccgagtatgtaaggcgtaaatgtaacataataaacatattcTACAAaaaagaaggataagaatcaacttggCACATCTGGCTTACTAATGAGAATCTAGTACGCATATCTCTTTATACTCTCATATccttaactacatctatgtatcATACTGTGTCTCTAATTTACTTATCGTCCTGGagctaactgcccaactgatcagtggtaactgcccgaccggccgtagcacggtggtaactgcccctCCGATTAACGCCtcacggtagagcgcaactgcccgactggttagtggtaactgcccaaccggccgtagcacggtggtaataatTTCCCTATTGGTCGTAGACCAATGGTAGTTATAATCGACACCATAACCAAGCTTCTACAAGaaatctctatgcacttctcatggtcatcGCTTAACCTACATAATcccataagacttataagcataactcaggccattagtacttctttcCGCTTGACTAGATtataaccaaatcctaagatacaacataaacctctctttgaacattaaatacctcattagagatcctctgctagcactctattcatgtcctataaaacatcccttaagaacctgttcctaaactTGTTAGATTATTATTAGGGAACCATCATCATGAACACatctcacattgaaggaacaaaatcataaggtgagatcaacatcaatgaatggAATCAAGAAATGCATGAAATAACTCGATAATCTCATAGTAgccttaaaatcataagctttggaatttctagaaatgaaatcatcatcatcatggtcatcatagaaaatatctcaCCTTTAACATCATCAAGagcctttaagaatcatgaacttctaacttttggaagtaagaaggttatgaagAATATGTatggaattgtcacgacccaactagtgggccatgacgggtatccggagctgactaccgagcaccactcatcataccATCTATCATACTCAATCTGGGCATACAGTGCTCTCGACAcaagacttatcatgaaacaacCTCCAAATATCtccccaaaacatgtatatatgcataagcccacgaggctactaAAATGATGTACAGAACATACGATGAAGGagtcacatagcatctacaacccacacataagtatctacgagcctctaactagaataCTGGAATCGtaaggatgggataggaccccgccatgccccaacatgtacacaaaagcatataccaagaaatggcgactccggagtagtggagtgctcctgcaaactCGCTGAACAGGCTCCTAAGTGTCGGCACCGTCTCcatgcctacctgtgggcatgaacacagtttccataaaagaaaggacgtcactaagagcagtgtactgagtatctaaggcatatatggtaacataataaggaaatatagaaagcataagaagaaaagataactatTATTGCTTGCCTCTCGAGGTGGAATCGTGCATGCTCACctttacctttaaaacatatcacacatTCATACacaaactgtctgaatcaataacatcattagcctgtatccggggtaaccatctcacgttgcccactagtggtgctgcccgtgccgtATAGACACGGTGtgatcatccataagccgcccactacgctcaCCATAGTGGTACTGCCCGCCGTATAGGCGCGATGTAATCTTACATGTACATAAACtaaagcatgcatgggagctcaaataaaagctattactttatcagagtgacgtaaggtcgggaacctccaattacattatggaacatcgtcatcgctatgcctcgccttgaaagaactagtatcatgaggtgaggcaatAACAAGgcataacatcaatgaaatcataaacataggaTTATCAGGCTTatgaaagcatcattatcatcaacattCTCATAGAATATACCTCtatctcataaggagctcttaaAGATCTTTCACTTTCATCTTTagggatgtaagaaagtcatggaaacaTAGGGAAGAAATCACAATGTAAGAgtaatgcctttgaaagaaggggaatagccttacatacctttatatctttttaactctatcgtctaattgattgcctttcaagctcgcgattctaccttcaagaggatttgtactaagattagacaactggaaacatacttaagcttaagctaaagcaactacGAGCTAATAAAGATTTggcgacatttcctttgtttcgacaacttcctccataaaatAAGACAACTCCCAAATAGAAAATCTATAATGTCATAATGAATAGATTCTTCAAATTAAAaattattcaagaatatcactatttccatattttcactccatattcttcttccttccataatccaaatatttcaaccactcaatgttcttaataacatgaattgaacataaaactcaactctgatgatgtaggaatggactttgggtgacgatacttcacttggagaaaaaccCCAGTTCAATACAAAAGAACTTCTTGATCTCCACCAACCTTAGTGAGCATCCACCCACTTGATTtgctaattcttggtgtttaatccttgatttcccttggatatatgataatatggtgtgaggaatattctagagcttccAAGACTTA carries:
- the LOC132637277 gene encoding NAC domain containing protein 50-like; amino-acid sequence: MFTISDEKTSCSKNSAQKADGFRFHPTDGELMKYLLLHVLGIPYSNFVPIKYEDPYSKEPWVIFNGKKEKTLYFFTELKKKKSENTRYVRSVGKGSWKSQDKGKKVCSERGSLLGYKRSLRYQNSGSPQDGQWLMKEYSLCETVKSYLRQRSRSYNKDNYVLCRIKRKAAKDDPIAQKETIEVEELDEIIDPPHGSPYLSNDATKLRLANGNYNL